The following are from one region of the Aspergillus chevalieri M1 DNA, chromosome 1, nearly complete sequence genome:
- a CDS encoding aldehyde dehydrogenase family protein (COG:C;~EggNog:ENOG410PM1Y;~InterPro:IPR015590,IPR029510,IPR016161,IPR016162, IPR016163;~PFAM:PF00171;~go_function: GO:0016491 - oxidoreductase activity [Evidence IEA];~go_function: GO:0016620 - oxidoreductase activity, acting on the aldehyde or oxo group of donors, NAD or NADP as acceptor [Evidence IEA];~go_process: GO:0055114 - oxidation-reduction process [Evidence IEA]), which translates to MAASTTLETRLFINGRYVDANSTTRLTCHSTVNDEEIASVHVANITDVDAAVDAAQAAFPAWSRLDPGERAKVLLRFADLLEEHVSEIAYLEALCNVKPVRLFREYELPQAVEIFRYYAGWCGKLSGESFPVSKGFLKIVQREPLGVCAGVTAFNAPIMGMAMKAAPSLAAENTIILKASEKSPLSTLYLGKLATAAGVPSGVMNLLSGDGVTGSLLASHMGINKISFTGSVGTGRKIAQAAPQSNFKRVSLEMGGKSPSIIFPDADLDEAVSWCVRGILVLAGQVCFASSRVYVHESIREDVISRMKAAFAEISAVAGNPLDDATEYPPLVDQAHYQRVASMIEQGKAEATLVAGGNRLFSKGNWMQPSIFVDPSPNAAINDEEVFGPVVVISGFMEEKEVVALANDTPFGLSGAVFTQNLQRGLRVAGAITSGTVCINCCAMLDTQVPFRGWGHSGVGSELGKEGLLEYTQTKTVFVR; encoded by the exons ATGGCTGCCTCAACCACTCTGGAAACCCGCTTGTTCATCAATGGAAGG TATGTCGACGCCAATTCCACAACTCGCCTCACCTGTCACAGCACCGTGAACGATGAAGAGATCGCCTCCGTTCATGTCGCCAATATTACCGATGTGGATGCCGCTGTGGACGCCGCTCAAGCAGCGTTCCCTGCTTGGTCACGACTGGACCCAGGCGAACGCGCTAAAGTGCTGCTCCGCTTTGCAGACCTGCTCGAGGAGCACGTTTCTGAAATCGCGTATCTTGAGGCTTTGTGCAATGTCAAGCCCGTGCGTCTCTTTCGCGAATACGAACTGCCCCAGGCGGTTGAGATCTTCCGAT ACTATGCTGGGTGGTGTGGAAAACTCAGTGGAGAATCCTTTCCCGTGAGCAAAGGCTTTCTGAAGATTGTGCAACGAGAGCCGCTTGGGGTTTGCGCGGGCGTCACGGCATTCAATGCGCCGATCATGGGAATGGCGATGAAGGCGGCTCCAAGTCTCGCAGCTGAAAACACAATTATTCTCAAGGCGAGCGAGAAGTCTCCACTATCCACCCTGTATCTTGGGAAGCTTGCCACCGCCGCTGGAGTCCCATCAGGCGTGATGAATCTCCTCTCCGGCGATGGTGTTACCGGAAGCCTGCTAGCATCCCACATGGGTATCAACAAGATCTCCTTCACCGGCAGCGTGGGCACAGGACGCAAGATTGCCCAGGCAGCCCCACAGAGCAATTTTAAGCGAGTCTCCCTTGAGATGGGTGGCAAGAGTCCCAGCATTATCTTTCCAGACGCTGATCTAGACGAGGCAGTCAGTTGGTGTGTCAGAGGCATTCTTGTCCTGGCGGGACAGGTCTGCTTTGCCAGCTCTCGTGTATACGTGCACGAATCAATCAGGGAGGATGTGATCTCCCGGATGAAGGCCGCTTTTGCGGAAATCTCCGCTGTTGCGGGGAATCCTCTTGACGACGCGACTGAGTACCCCCCTTTGGTGGACCAGGCGCACTACCAGCGAGTAGCGAGCATGATTGAGCAAGGCAAGGCGGAAGCCACCTTAGTTGCTGGTGGAAATCGCCTGTTCAGCAAG GGTAACTGGATGCAGCCTAGTATCTTTGTGGACCCAAGTCCCAACGCAGCCATCAATGACGAAGAGGTCTTCGGTCCTGTGGTGGTGATCTCCGGGTTCatggaggaaaaggaggtCGTGGCTCTCGCTAACGATACTCCATTTGGATTATCTGGCGCGGTGTTTACGCAGAATCTGCAGCGTGGATTGCGGGTGGCGGGTGCCATTACTAGTGGAACGGTGTGCATTAATTGCTGTGCCATGTTGGATACGCAGGTGCCATTTCGTGGTTGGGGTCATAGTGGAGTGGGATCGGAGCTGGGCAAGGAGGGATTGCTGGAATACACACAGACGAAGACGGTGTTTGTGAGGTAG
- a CDS encoding cytochrome P450 (COG:Q;~EggNog:ENOG410PHH6;~InterPro:IPR001128,IPR002401,IPR036396;~PFAM:PF00067;~go_function: GO:0005506 - iron ion binding [Evidence IEA];~go_function: GO:0016705 - oxidoreductase activity, acting on paired donors, with incorporation or reduction of molecular oxygen [Evidence IEA];~go_function: GO:0020037 - heme binding [Evidence IEA];~go_process: GO:0055114 - oxidation-reduction process [Evidence IEA]) encodes MCHLLLLSIGNAGAQYGIIQSCSPLLICKLGGYYLLGLYSSMLVYRGFFHRLCQFPGPFLARLSNFYLTRLSAKNLHLYEEVQALHREYGDIVRVGPSELSITHPDAVKAIYSNASPVTKGPWYTLLDPRVSLSFSRDKQVHARRRRVWDRGFSTKALHAYEPVVQMYSNQLANVIDRDLDQPIDITRWLSYYAFDVMGNLAFGKTFDMIRDGKESYFLRTIRTDMGVIGYLKHQPWLFPLFAKTPLVNANHLAFWKWIEDRMTERIESWKEGDRRDVFAWILDEYLKGPRTQQDTLNLHGDGYLIVVAGSDTTSATMTHLFFHLARNKKLTEELQRQLDALSNHNDDSLAELDLLDAIIHESLRLHPAVPSGVQRLTPAEGITVDPRAFDHPDEFIPKRWTTQPELVKDRSNFIPFLTGSYACVGRRLALMEIRRVTADLLSRFNISFAPGQSEKTFLDGKVDAFTLVAAPLWLEFSRRDKK; translated from the exons ATGTGCCACCTGCTCTTGCTGTCAATCGGTAATGCAGGCGCACAGTATGGCATTATCCAAAGCTGTTCGCCGCTTTTGATCTGCAAGCTTGGAGGTTACTACCTACTCGGGCTGTACAGTAGCATGCTCGTCTACCGTGGGTTTTTCCACCGTCTATGCCAATTCCCCGGGCCATTCCTGGCACGACTGTCCAATTTCTACCTTACGAGGCTGTCGGCCAAGAACTTGCATCTGTATGAAGAGGTACAGGCTCTGCACCGGGAATATGGTGACATTGTACGCGTGG GCCCCTCCGAGCTATCTATCACCCATCCGGACGCCGTCAAAGCAATTTACAGCAATGCATCACCCGTTACCAAAGGACCATGGTATACACTGCTCGACCCGCGTGTTTCTTTGTCATTCTCGCGCGATAAACAGGTCCACGCCCGTCGACGGAGGGTCTGGGATCGGGGGTTTAGTACTAAGG CCCTCCACGCTTACGAGCCCGTTGTGCAAATGTACTCGAATCAATTGGCCAATGTGATTGACCGCGACCTTGACCAGCCCATTGACATCACACGATGGCTGAGTTACTATGCCTTCGACGTGATGGGCAATCTAGCATTTGGCAAAACTTTTGATATGATCCGTGATGGAAAGGAATCATATTTCCTCCGGACAATTCGCACTGATATGGGTGTGATTGGCTATCTCAAACACCAGCCCTGGTTGTTTCCATTGTTTGCGAAGACACCGCTGGTGAATGCTAACCATCTGGCATTTTGGAAGTGGATTGAGGATCGCATGACGGAGCGAATTGAG TCATGGAAAGAAGGAGATCGTCGGGATGTTTTCGCCTGGATCCTTGATGAGTATCTCAAGGGGCCTCGGACTCAGCAGGATACGCTCAACCTCCATGGTGATGGGTATTTGATTGTTGTGGCGGGGAG TGACACGACCTCCGCTACCATGACTCATCTATTCTTCCATCTTGCCCGGAATAAGAAACTCACTGAAGAGCTCCAACGACAGCTAGACGCACTCTCCAACCACAACGACGACTCCCTCGCCGAACTTGACTTACTTGATGCCATCATCCATGAATCTCTCCGTCTTCACCCTGCCGTCCCGTCTGGTGTCCAACGCCTTACTCCCGCGGAAGGTATCACAGTCG ATCCACGTGCCTTTGACCATCCAGATGAATTCATTCCCAAGAGATGGACGACGCAGCCGGAGTTGGTCAAGGATCGTTCCAACTTTATTCCTTTTTTGACTG GATCATACGCCTGTGTCGGGCGACGTCTGGCACTGATGGAGATTCGTCGCGTCACTGCAGACCTGCTGTCACGGTTCAACATTTCTTTCGCGCCTGGGCAATCTGAAAAGACTTTCCTGGATGGTAAAGTGGATGCATTTACGCTGGTCGCGGCGCCGCTGTGGTTGGAATTCTCGAGAAGAGATAAAAAATAG